A stretch of Gemmatimonas aurantiaca T-27 DNA encodes these proteins:
- a CDS encoding DUF4397 domain-containing protein → MTINRIFSRSLRSVTLLGAVVLAACDKTAVQTIDGPLPTARIRFYNFGLNAPGMNFYANTDKVTAISSATGVESTTGIVYGGVGLGSLYSALAPGQYTFTGRIAATVDKDVAVATIPGALADGKAYSLFVSGFYNTTAKTVEGFIVEDVLPPEPLEVGRFLVTHVRFVNAIPNSSPMTLYARNTTTGTEVAIGGAIAYKSAGAFVEIPAGTYDLNTRVAGSTTNVISRAATGFAGGRVYTIGGRGDMTITSTTATNRPFLDNTTNR, encoded by the coding sequence ATGACCATCAACAGAATCTTCTCCCGATCTCTTCGGTCGGTGACGCTGCTGGGTGCCGTTGTGTTGGCGGCATGTGACAAGACGGCGGTGCAGACCATCGACGGCCCCCTGCCGACGGCACGTATCCGCTTCTACAACTTCGGACTCAACGCTCCGGGCATGAACTTCTACGCCAACACCGACAAGGTGACGGCCATCAGTTCTGCCACCGGCGTGGAATCCACCACCGGCATCGTGTACGGTGGCGTCGGCCTGGGGTCGCTGTATTCGGCGCTGGCACCTGGCCAGTACACGTTCACCGGACGCATTGCGGCGACCGTCGACAAGGACGTCGCCGTGGCCACGATTCCGGGCGCACTGGCCGATGGCAAGGCGTACTCGCTCTTCGTGAGTGGGTTCTACAACACGACGGCCAAGACGGTGGAAGGCTTCATCGTAGAGGACGTGTTGCCGCCGGAACCGCTCGAGGTCGGGCGATTCCTGGTCACTCATGTGCGATTCGTGAACGCGATCCCGAATTCGAGTCCCATGACCTTGTATGCGCGGAACACGACCACTGGCACGGAAGTCGCCATTGGTGGTGCGATCGCATACAAGTCCGCTGGGGCATTCGTGGAGATTCCGGCCGGGACGTACGATCTCAACACCCGGGTGGCCGGCTCGACGACCAACGTCATCTCTCGAGCCGCCACCGGGTTCGCGGGAGGACGCGTGTATACGATCGGCGGTCGTGGCGACATGACGATCACCTCCACCACGGCCACCAACCGGCCGTTCCTGGACAACACGACGAACCGCTAG
- a CDS encoding dihydroxy-acid dehydratase, whose product MTRRFRSATIYEGTVRATTHAFLEALGQSAEEIRRPHIGVFHTGGEMSPCNMNLRDQAQHAKTGIYAGGGMPHECPVVSVSDGLSIAHSGMRYSLVSRELIADSVEASTEGHQWDGIFAIGGCDKNLPGLMMGMLRCNVPSVFVHGGAALPGHWQGRDTNVAETYETIGKVYAGEATTEQLEAIAHACLPTAGSCAGQFTANTMGMVSEAIGLAPIGSSMVPAVFSERAPLMRRAAAALMRAVMADAPRPRDIVTRDALENACAVVSATGGSTNAALHIPAMAHEAGITFTLDDVAAVFRRTPLIADLQPGGKYLARDLHYAGGAGVVLRALLDAGALHGDCITFTGRTLAEELENAAPVDGRVVHAVEQALSADGGVTVLHGNLCPDGALLKTAGLGTLVHRGPARVFESEEAALVAVRDQLYAAGDVLVIRNEGPRGGPGMREMLGITALLYGQGMGAKVALLTDGRFSGATRGLCIGHAGPEAADGGPIAVLRDGDIITIDARPDARSIRVELSDEALAARLSALPAHQIPAHARGGLLQKYLKLVGPAHLGATTHSGL is encoded by the coding sequence GTGACCCGTCGATTCCGTTCGGCCACGATCTACGAAGGCACGGTTCGCGCCACGACACACGCATTTCTCGAGGCGTTGGGGCAGAGCGCTGAAGAGATCCGGCGTCCGCATATCGGCGTGTTTCACACCGGTGGCGAGATGAGTCCGTGCAACATGAACCTGCGCGACCAGGCGCAGCATGCCAAGACGGGCATCTACGCCGGCGGTGGCATGCCGCACGAATGTCCGGTGGTGTCGGTGTCCGATGGCTTGTCCATCGCACACAGCGGCATGCGCTACTCGCTGGTGTCACGCGAGCTGATTGCCGACAGTGTGGAAGCCAGCACCGAAGGGCATCAGTGGGACGGCATCTTCGCGATTGGCGGCTGCGACAAGAACCTGCCCGGCCTCATGATGGGCATGCTGCGCTGCAACGTGCCATCGGTGTTCGTGCATGGGGGGGCCGCACTGCCCGGACATTGGCAGGGACGTGACACCAACGTGGCCGAGACGTATGAGACCATCGGCAAGGTGTACGCCGGTGAAGCCACGACCGAGCAGCTCGAAGCGATCGCCCATGCCTGCCTGCCGACAGCGGGATCCTGCGCCGGCCAGTTCACCGCCAACACCATGGGCATGGTGTCGGAAGCCATCGGACTGGCACCGATTGGTTCGAGCATGGTGCCCGCAGTCTTCAGTGAACGTGCCCCGCTCATGCGTCGCGCCGCAGCGGCATTGATGCGCGCCGTGATGGCCGATGCACCGCGTCCACGGGATATCGTGACCCGCGACGCGTTGGAGAATGCCTGCGCGGTGGTATCGGCGACCGGCGGATCCACCAACGCCGCGCTGCATATCCCGGCGATGGCACATGAAGCCGGTATCACGTTCACCCTCGATGATGTGGCCGCGGTGTTTCGTCGCACGCCACTCATCGCCGATCTGCAGCCGGGCGGTAAATACCTGGCGCGTGACCTGCACTACGCCGGCGGCGCTGGTGTGGTGTTGCGTGCGCTGCTCGACGCAGGCGCTCTGCACGGTGATTGCATCACGTTCACAGGACGTACGCTGGCCGAAGAACTCGAAAACGCCGCGCCGGTGGACGGACGTGTGGTGCATGCCGTGGAGCAGGCATTGTCGGCCGATGGTGGCGTGACCGTGCTGCATGGTAACCTCTGCCCCGATGGCGCCCTGCTCAAGACCGCCGGCTTGGGCACACTGGTGCACCGTGGACCGGCACGGGTGTTCGAGAGTGAAGAGGCGGCATTGGTCGCGGTGCGCGACCAGCTCTATGCTGCCGGCGATGTGCTGGTGATCCGCAACGAAGGACCGCGCGGCGGTCCCGGCATGCGGGAGATGCTGGGCATCACCGCCCTGCTGTACGGTCAGGGCATGGGCGCCAAAGTGGCGCTACTCACCGATGGCCGTTTCAGCGGCGCCACCCGAGGCCTGTGCATCGGCCACGCCGGACCTGAGGCCGCCGACGGTGGCCCGATCGCCGTGCTGCGTGACGGTGATATCATCACCATCGATGCGCGGCCGGATGCACGCAGCATTCGCGTGGAACTCAGCGATGAAGCGCTCGCTGCACGACTATCGGCGCTTCCCGCCCATCAGATCCCTGCGCATGCGCGCGGCGGGCTACTGCAGAAGTACCTGAAGCTGGTTGGCCCCGCGCATCTCGGAGCGACCACACACAGCGGCCTGTAA
- a CDS encoding OmpW/AlkL family protein has protein sequence MRRTIGIMAGTALLMTAPFSHGDAQTAASTTEGSWMIRVRALSLTAANKSDAIPSLGVKADQITVSDKIFPDVDISYFFGKHLAAELVLTYPQQHDVKLGSTKIGHFKHLPPTLLAQYHVLPDAIVRPYIGVGVNLTLISDVDIAVPGVGRLDLEKSSVGVAGQVGADIRLAPGKFLNIDLKRVGIGSDVLLGSTKVSAVRVDPWLASVGLGVRF, from the coding sequence ATGCGTCGCACCATTGGCATCATGGCAGGCACCGCCTTGCTCATGACGGCGCCGTTTTCGCACGGTGATGCGCAGACGGCGGCATCGACGACGGAAGGGTCATGGATGATTCGTGTGCGTGCGTTGTCACTCACCGCCGCCAACAAGTCCGACGCCATTCCATCGCTCGGCGTGAAAGCCGACCAGATCACCGTAAGCGACAAGATTTTCCCCGACGTCGATATCAGCTACTTCTTCGGCAAACATCTCGCCGCCGAACTCGTGTTGACGTATCCGCAACAGCATGACGTGAAACTCGGCAGCACCAAGATCGGCCATTTCAAACATCTGCCGCCGACGCTGCTGGCGCAGTATCACGTGTTGCCCGACGCGATCGTACGGCCGTACATCGGTGTGGGGGTGAATCTCACGCTCATTTCAGATGTCGATATCGCGGTGCCCGGTGTCGGCCGACTCGATCTCGAAAAGAGTTCGGTTGGTGTGGCCGGACAGGTCGGCGCCGACATTCGCCTGGCGCCCGGCAAGTTCCTGAACATCGACCTCAAGCGCGTCGGCATCGGCTCGGACGTGCTGCTGGGGAGCACAAAAGTGTCCGCCGTGCGGGTCGACCCGTGGCTGGCCAGTGTCGGACTGGGGGTACGCTTCTAG
- a CDS encoding propionyl-CoA synthetase → MIPTPITSRRMSDPTAYDIAYQQALSDPVAFWSEAANALHWDRPWDRVLDDRAAPLYRWFEGGMLNTCYNAIDRHVLAGRGAQPAVIYDSPVTGTKRIITYAELQDEVARCAGALRALGVERGDRVIIYMPMTPETLIGMYACARLGAVHSVVFGGFAPNELAVRIDDAEPKVILTASCGIEVQRIVPYKPLLDQALTIAAHQPAHCIVLQRDVHRCELTAGRDHDWQETVTNAEPVPCVPVAATDPLYILYTSGTTGKPKGVVRDHGGHAVAMHWSIQHVFGMSPGEVFWAASDFGWAVGHSYIVYAPLLAGCTTVVHEGKPVGTPDAGEFWRVIQEHQVRVLFTAPTAFRAIKRDDPDGLHHARYDTSGLRTLFLAGERLDPDTYHWARALLQKPVIDNWWQTETGWPVAANCLGLTTFPVKPGSPTKPVPGYVVEILDDEGHPLPPNREGAVTIRLPLPPGTLPTLWRDDARYIDTYLSRYPGHYLTGDGGYIDEDGYLFIMGRVDDIIIVAGHNLSSGAMEQALAGHPDVAECAVVGIRDPLKTQLPVGLVVLKAGVTREHAVVTAELVQRVRDLVGPVANFRMVAIVSRLPKTRSGKVLRKTVRSIADGESVSVPATIEDPTVLDEIQKALQTLGLAGNPRTAIGG, encoded by the coding sequence GTGATTCCCACCCCAATCACGAGCCGCCGCATGTCCGATCCCACCGCCTACGACATCGCCTATCAACAGGCCCTCTCCGATCCGGTCGCCTTCTGGAGCGAAGCAGCGAACGCGCTGCACTGGGACCGTCCGTGGGATCGTGTGCTCGATGACCGTGCCGCGCCGCTCTATCGCTGGTTCGAAGGCGGCATGCTGAACACCTGTTACAACGCCATCGACCGTCACGTGCTGGCTGGGCGCGGCGCACAACCGGCAGTGATCTACGACAGCCCCGTCACCGGTACGAAGCGGATCATCACCTACGCCGAACTGCAGGACGAGGTAGCGCGATGCGCCGGGGCATTGCGAGCTCTTGGGGTGGAGCGTGGGGATCGGGTGATCATCTACATGCCGATGACGCCCGAAACACTCATCGGTATGTATGCCTGCGCACGCCTCGGCGCCGTGCATTCCGTGGTATTCGGCGGGTTCGCGCCCAATGAACTCGCGGTGCGCATCGATGATGCCGAGCCCAAGGTGATTCTCACGGCGAGCTGCGGGATCGAAGTGCAGCGCATCGTACCCTACAAGCCGTTGCTCGATCAGGCCCTGACGATCGCTGCGCACCAACCCGCGCATTGCATCGTGCTGCAGCGTGATGTGCACCGCTGTGAACTGACGGCCGGACGCGATCACGATTGGCAGGAGACGGTCACCAACGCCGAACCAGTGCCATGTGTGCCCGTCGCGGCCACCGATCCGTTGTACATCCTGTACACGTCCGGCACGACCGGCAAACCCAAAGGGGTGGTGCGGGATCACGGCGGCCACGCCGTCGCCATGCACTGGTCCATTCAACACGTGTTCGGCATGTCGCCCGGCGAAGTGTTCTGGGCCGCTTCCGACTTTGGCTGGGCCGTGGGACACTCCTACATCGTGTATGCACCGCTGCTGGCGGGGTGCACCACGGTGGTCCACGAAGGCAAGCCGGTGGGTACGCCGGATGCCGGCGAATTCTGGCGTGTGATTCAGGAGCATCAGGTGCGGGTGCTGTTCACGGCGCCCACGGCCTTCCGCGCCATCAAGCGGGATGATCCCGACGGTCTGCACCACGCGCGCTACGACACGTCCGGGCTGCGCACGCTGTTCCTCGCCGGTGAACGGCTCGATCCCGACACCTATCACTGGGCCCGTGCGCTGCTCCAGAAACCGGTCATCGACAACTGGTGGCAAACGGAGACGGGATGGCCCGTTGCGGCCAATTGCCTGGGATTGACCACCTTCCCCGTGAAGCCGGGGTCACCCACCAAGCCGGTGCCGGGTTATGTGGTCGAGATTCTCGACGACGAAGGCCACCCCCTGCCCCCGAACCGGGAGGGCGCCGTCACCATCCGCCTGCCCCTGCCGCCAGGCACGCTCCCGACGCTCTGGCGCGACGACGCGCGATACATCGACACCTACCTGTCCCGCTATCCCGGACACTATCTCACGGGAGACGGCGGGTACATCGACGAAGACGGCTACCTGTTCATCATGGGCCGGGTCGACGACATCATCATCGTGGCCGGGCACAACCTCTCGTCGGGTGCCATGGAACAGGCGCTTGCCGGGCACCCCGATGTGGCCGAGTGCGCCGTGGTCGGCATACGGGACCCGCTCAAGACGCAGCTACCGGTGGGGCTGGTCGTCCTCAAGGCCGGTGTCACACGGGAGCACGCCGTCGTCACAGCGGAGCTGGTGCAACGCGTGCGTGATCTGGTCGGTCCGGTGGCCAATTTTCGCATGGTGGCCATCGTGTCCCGTCTGCCCAAAACCCGGTCCGGCAAGGTCCTGCGGAAAACGGTACGCTCAATTGCCGATGGCGAGAGCGTATCGGTTCCTGCTACTATCGAGGATCCAACTGTGCTCGACGAAATTCAGAAGGCACTGCAGACGCTGGGACTCGCCGGGAATCCGAGGACGGCGATCGGCGGCTGA
- a CDS encoding NAD(P)-dependent oxidoreductase, whose product MSTSTIGFIGTGLIGAPMVERLLECGRSVVVWNRSSEKLAPLLAAGATAAGSMRELAEQVDIVCICLTDTSAVEDVLFGANGIASAMRAGQLLVDLSSIAPDATQRMATRLHSEAGARWIDAPVSGGVPAARAGRLIIFAGGEADDIAHAAPVFDALSQRVTHMGANGAGQLTKSCNQQIVACNLMVIAEMLAFAEKSGVDASKLPAALAGGFADSLPLQIFGPRMAANIDTPRLGAVGTFRKDIEQVGRLAGEVGASIPVTRAALERYREAIAASDIGADGDASRLIRLTRNATSQHPAS is encoded by the coding sequence ATGTCCACATCCACGATCGGCTTCATCGGCACGGGCCTCATTGGCGCCCCCATGGTGGAACGACTGCTCGAATGCGGCCGTTCGGTGGTGGTGTGGAATCGTTCCTCCGAAAAGCTCGCGCCGCTGCTTGCCGCCGGCGCTACGGCCGCCGGCAGCATGCGTGAGCTCGCGGAGCAGGTGGACATCGTCTGCATCTGTCTCACCGACACCAGCGCGGTGGAAGATGTGCTCTTCGGCGCAAACGGTATTGCGAGTGCCATGCGCGCTGGGCAATTGCTGGTCGATCTGTCGAGCATTGCACCGGATGCCACACAGCGCATGGCCACACGCCTGCACAGCGAAGCCGGTGCACGCTGGATCGACGCACCGGTATCTGGTGGCGTGCCGGCGGCACGAGCGGGCCGTCTGATCATCTTTGCCGGTGGTGAGGCGGACGACATTGCACACGCGGCCCCGGTGTTCGATGCGCTGTCGCAGCGCGTGACACACATGGGCGCCAATGGCGCCGGTCAGTTGACCAAGAGCTGCAACCAGCAGATCGTGGCGTGCAACCTCATGGTCATTGCGGAGATGCTGGCGTTTGCCGAAAAGTCGGGCGTGGATGCGTCAAAGTTGCCGGCGGCGCTGGCCGGTGGGTTTGCCGATTCGCTGCCTCTGCAGATCTTCGGCCCGCGCATGGCGGCCAACATCGACACGCCGCGGCTCGGCGCCGTGGGCACGTTCCGCAAGGACATCGAACAGGTGGGCCGTTTGGCCGGCGAAGTGGGCGCGTCCATTCCCGTCACACGCGCAGCACTCGAGCGCTACCGCGAAGCCATTGCCGCCAGTGACATCGGCGCCGATGGAGATGCCTCGCGACTGATTCGCCTCACGCGCAACGCTACTTCGCAGCACCCGGCGTCGTGA
- a CDS encoding hybrid sensor histidine kinase/response regulator: MPRRSPKAHLAAVLKWIAASPTSAVDAWRRRIFSALLLGVAALGMVAYIPSTWFAWKFGDYDVVILGTAVYALAIVALLARQWSFATRAGLLASLPAGMGAYFLFSYGHATAAPVWLLTFPIFCATLIGRKAAQTAILFVTLTYAVCALAVDRGMLWWALDQPNALGMLTVTGGCSVLLATALSFAITAIFDGLAAEALARVAAEEASVQFARAVNQSDGFVMLLNVDGSVANGNVATNELLARESVPWDEAPWTIVRAGEPWAGTFDWPLKDGAVMRLSGTISLVRDEQGTVTQYLATLRDVERERFLETRLEQGQRLAAIGTLAGGIAHDFNNLLHPILSNTEAARAQLDNNGEAAMYLDDIRRSAERARTLVRRILSYSRTDNAEREPLDLGELLTETDRLLRATLPQSVHLHCVSEPGVIVRAESGEIQQILLNLATNAAHAMPTGGTLRISATGAPVRDDAVLTSTFRGQRFVACLQVQDTGIGMDDDTITRAFEPFFTTKSLGRGTGLGLAMVHTTVTALGGVIVPMSRVGAGTTMMIYLPLAAAAPPEPTRADKQARTPGVDRILVVDDEAMVLMATRRQLERLGWQVTALTDPAEAASLLADNTTQFDCLMTDLAMPGMSGVQLAGVAEQLHPELPVVLTTGYLDHELQPGERYRIVAVLPKPFTSVELNEVLLQAMQAQR, encoded by the coding sequence ATGCCGAGACGATCACCAAAGGCTCACCTCGCGGCAGTGCTGAAATGGATCGCGGCGTCGCCCACCTCCGCTGTGGACGCGTGGCGACGTCGCATTTTCTCGGCCTTGCTGCTGGGTGTGGCCGCGTTGGGCATGGTGGCGTACATCCCGAGCACGTGGTTTGCCTGGAAGTTTGGTGACTATGACGTCGTCATTCTCGGCACTGCCGTCTACGCCCTCGCGATCGTCGCCCTGCTGGCCAGGCAATGGAGTTTTGCGACGCGAGCCGGTCTGTTGGCTTCGCTGCCGGCCGGCATGGGAGCGTATTTCCTCTTCTCCTACGGACATGCCACGGCTGCGCCGGTCTGGCTCCTCACGTTCCCGATCTTCTGCGCCACCCTGATCGGACGCAAGGCCGCTCAGACGGCCATCCTGTTTGTCACGCTGACCTATGCCGTCTGCGCACTCGCCGTAGACCGGGGCATGCTGTGGTGGGCGCTCGATCAGCCCAATGCGCTGGGCATGCTCACCGTCACTGGCGGTTGCAGTGTGTTGTTGGCCACCGCGCTGTCGTTTGCCATCACGGCCATCTTCGATGGACTGGCCGCTGAGGCGCTCGCCCGCGTCGCGGCAGAAGAAGCCTCCGTGCAGTTCGCCCGCGCGGTCAATCAAAGCGACGGGTTTGTCATGCTGCTCAACGTCGACGGCTCCGTCGCCAACGGCAATGTCGCCACCAACGAGCTGCTGGCTCGCGAATCGGTGCCATGGGATGAGGCACCGTGGACCATCGTGCGTGCCGGTGAACCGTGGGCCGGGACCTTCGACTGGCCCCTGAAGGACGGCGCCGTGATGCGACTCTCGGGCACCATTTCGCTGGTTCGCGATGAACAGGGCACCGTGACGCAGTACCTGGCGACCCTGCGTGACGTGGAACGAGAGCGCTTCCTGGAGACCCGTCTCGAACAGGGGCAGCGTCTTGCCGCCATCGGTACGCTGGCCGGTGGCATCGCGCACGATTTCAACAACCTGCTGCACCCCATCCTCAGCAACACGGAGGCGGCGCGTGCGCAACTCGACAACAACGGCGAAGCGGCGATGTACCTCGACGATATTCGTCGATCGGCCGAACGCGCACGCACACTGGTGCGTCGCATCCTCAGCTACTCCCGCACCGACAACGCCGAACGCGAACCACTCGACCTTGGCGAATTGCTGACCGAGACCGACCGATTGTTGCGCGCCACGTTGCCGCAGTCGGTGCACCTGCACTGCGTGAGCGAGCCGGGGGTCATCGTGCGCGCAGAGTCCGGTGAGATCCAGCAGATTCTGCTCAATCTCGCCACCAATGCCGCCCACGCGATGCCGACGGGAGGCACACTGCGTATCTCCGCTACCGGCGCACCGGTGCGGGACGATGCGGTCCTCACCAGCACGTTCCGCGGCCAGCGTTTTGTGGCCTGCCTGCAGGTGCAGGACACCGGCATCGGCATGGACGATGACACGATCACACGGGCCTTCGAGCCATTTTTTACCACCAAGTCGCTCGGTCGTGGCACAGGACTGGGCCTGGCCATGGTCCATACCACGGTCACCGCGCTGGGTGGCGTGATCGTGCCCATGTCCCGCGTCGGCGCGGGCACGACCATGATGATCTACCTGCCATTGGCAGCGGCCGCTCCGCCGGAGCCCACGCGCGCCGACAAGCAGGCCCGCACACCAGGTGTCGATCGCATCCTCGTGGTGGACGATGAAGCCATGGTGCTCATGGCAACCCGTCGCCAACTCGAACGACTCGGCTGGCAAGTCACCGCACTGACCGATCCGGCCGAGGCCGCGAGCCTGCTCGCGGACAACACCACACAGTTCGACTGCCTCATGACCGATCTCGCGATGCCGGGCATGTCCGGTGTGCAGCTCGCCGGCGTGGCGGAACAGTTGCATCCCGAACTGCCGGTGGTGCTCACCACGGGCTACCTCGACCACGAACTACAGCCCGGTGAACGCTACCGCATTGTGGCCGTGCTTCCCAAGCCGTTCACCAGCGTCGAACTGAACGAAGTCCTGCTGCAGGCCATGCAGGCGCAGCGGTGA
- a CDS encoding SDR family NAD(P)-dependent oxidoreductase encodes MTNRSPAVLITGAATGIGAACATAFARAGWRVGVCTLPDTRAEADAVVAACQAIGQDALVVEVDVTDDASCRAAAAAFENHMGQLDGLVNCAGTTRFIPHGDLEALPSSEFGRTNNVNVLGTFQMIRACRAGLERSGRGAIVNYSSIAGISGVGSSVAYAASKGAVSTLTISMARALAPHIRVNAIAPGYVAGGLPSRVLETEALAAVEAKYLETQPLKRLLTPVEVAELTIFLIAGPPGITGEIIRMDNGLHLNG; translated from the coding sequence ATGACCAATCGCTCTCCCGCAGTCCTCATCACCGGCGCCGCCACCGGTATCGGCGCGGCGTGCGCCACCGCCTTTGCGCGCGCCGGCTGGCGTGTCGGCGTGTGCACCCTGCCTGACACACGCGCCGAAGCGGACGCCGTGGTGGCCGCCTGTCAGGCGATCGGCCAGGATGCGCTCGTGGTCGAAGTGGATGTCACCGATGATGCCTCCTGCCGCGCTGCCGCTGCGGCTTTCGAAAACCACATGGGCCAGCTCGATGGCCTGGTGAACTGCGCCGGCACCACGCGATTCATTCCGCATGGCGACCTCGAGGCGCTGCCGTCGAGCGAATTTGGCCGCACGAACAACGTCAACGTGCTCGGCACGTTCCAGATGATCCGCGCCTGCCGCGCCGGACTGGAGCGCAGTGGCCGTGGGGCCATCGTGAACTACTCGTCCATCGCTGGCATTTCGGGTGTGGGCTCGTCGGTGGCGTACGCGGCCAGCAAGGGCGCCGTCAGCACCCTCACCATCTCCATGGCCCGCGCACTGGCGCCGCACATTCGCGTGAACGCCATCGCACCGGGTTATGTGGCGGGCGGATTGCCCAGCCGTGTGCTCGAAACCGAAGCGCTGGCGGCCGTGGAAGCCAAGTATCTCGAAACACAGCCGCTCAAGCGGTTGCTGACACCGGTGGAAGTGGCCGAGTTGACGATCTTCCTGATCGCCGGCCCGCCGGGCATCACAGGCGAGATCATCCGCATGGACAACGGCCTGCACCTCAACGGCTGA
- a CDS encoding dienelactone hydrolase family protein, whose protein sequence is MSRRPYVPLLLLSIGACTVQRTAPAPSQSLAMQRQVPAVSELGRHTGGPSAMDDHMAHMNAADLVAPQINAVTTPQDLSLPASANAAAERVKNSPRHAEWVKIPMAGTPDTLMAWVVYPFAKDSRQKAPVVVVVHEIFGLSTWVRGVADQVAADGFIAIAPDFLSRARGGPSSVELSADTARRIIAGVNTTERNQIINAAANYAMMLPSAQQKYAVIGYCWGGQTVFAHAVNGGVKGFSGGVAFYGAPYTKGGTPATATTAAVPASVDTDSLKKISKPVMLLNGSKDARIGALMPALEEAMKGKKYEQKNYEGAVHGFLRAQGDPKATRDEAEEAANIAATKDGWPRTIAFLRKNLK, encoded by the coding sequence ATGTCCCGTCGGCCCTACGTGCCCCTGCTGCTGTTGTCGATCGGTGCGTGCACCGTGCAGCGTACTGCCCCTGCTCCGTCTCAAAGTCTCGCGATGCAGCGACAGGTTCCGGCCGTTTCGGAGCTTGGCCGCCACACGGGAGGCCCGTCTGCCATGGACGATCACATGGCGCACATGAACGCGGCCGACCTCGTGGCGCCGCAGATCAACGCGGTGACAACGCCGCAGGACCTGAGCCTACCCGCGTCGGCCAATGCCGCAGCGGAACGGGTGAAAAATTCACCGCGTCACGCCGAATGGGTGAAGATCCCCATGGCTGGTACGCCCGATACGCTCATGGCGTGGGTGGTGTATCCGTTTGCCAAGGACAGCCGCCAGAAGGCACCGGTGGTCGTCGTGGTCCATGAGATCTTCGGTCTGTCCACTTGGGTGCGTGGTGTGGCCGACCAGGTCGCGGCCGACGGCTTCATCGCCATCGCGCCCGATTTCCTGTCCCGTGCACGTGGTGGTCCAAGCTCGGTGGAGCTCAGCGCGGACACCGCGCGCCGTATCATCGCCGGTGTGAACACCACCGAACGCAATCAGATCATCAACGCGGCCGCCAACTACGCGATGATGTTGCCGAGTGCGCAGCAGAAGTATGCGGTGATCGGCTACTGCTGGGGTGGGCAGACGGTGTTTGCCCACGCCGTGAACGGCGGTGTGAAGGGTTTCTCGGGTGGTGTGGCGTTCTATGGTGCGCCGTATACGAAGGGCGGCACACCGGCCACGGCCACCACAGCGGCCGTGCCCGCGTCGGTGGACACGGATTCACTCAAGAAAATCTCGAAGCCGGTCATGTTGCTCAATGGCAGCAAGGATGCCCGTATCGGCGCGTTGATGCCGGCGCTCGAGGAAGCCATGAAGGGCAAGAAGTACGAGCAAAAGAACTACGAGGGCGCCGTGCACGGTTTCCTGCGTGCGCAGGGTGACCCGAAGGCGACGCGGGATGAGGCCGAGGAAGCGGCCAATATCGCCGCCACCAAGGACGGTTGGCCGCGCACCATTGCCTTCCTGCGCAAGAATCTGAAGTAA